The proteins below are encoded in one region of Pseudomonas putida NBRC 14164:
- the betT gene encoding choline BCCT transporter BetT — protein MPFVPPKDQHCNGNDPTTSTTAGPCVKSMPALERSKFGGTARRPGRPGDADDPPVSRSDLSKGHGQLVVHQEARINWRVLLISSMVILVFSITTILMPDAARSAMKRTTDWIATNLGWYYVLTMTLVVGFVLWVALSREGDVRIGPDHSRPQYKLVTWVAMLFAAGVGIDMLFYSVTGPVVQYLYPPSGEGGTAQAMQDAVIWTMFHYGIAGWAMYALLGMAMGYFAYRWDMPLSIRAALYPLFGKRVRGPLGDGISIIALVGTVFGVATSMGIGVVLLSVGFSLIFALEQGLSLQIALVMGAVALTIAATTSGVDRGIRWIAELNLWSAVAMMLYILITGQTAFLLNALVSNIGQFLVTFPARTFQTFAYEPDGAGWMGGWTLFFWAFWLAWGPFVGVFLARISRGRTLREFVLAAVTAPVLCDFIIVSLFGNSALFQVLQGNTEFATLAMDSPERGWYALLQMFPGSTFLIGLATLSGLLFYLTSANSGAMVMSNFSATIPDPSQDGPSWLRIFWALLTAMLTVAMLVAGGVTTMEYATLIFALPVTVIAHLVMASFYKVLRMERAEREGRVLRRPSMAASGGHVPERSWKQRLEHLRAYPSLHQVTQFLDRTVGPALGEVVAEFRHQGYHVTRENLVNTSGIEEPLLQVSMDEFRDFHYHVAIVEAPVPMFSGRMTREIDVYYRLEVFTQTGSGGYDLMGLTKQQVIDDVLNRYEAHLAFLVFSSENATASVLTPRQS, from the coding sequence ATGCCCTTCGTACCTCCCAAGGATCAACACTGCAACGGTAACGATCCGACCACTTCAACGACTGCTGGCCCCTGCGTGAAGTCGATGCCAGCACTCGAGCGCAGCAAATTCGGCGGCACGGCACGCCGCCCTGGCCGACCAGGCGACGCTGACGATCCTCCCGTATCTCGCAGTGACCTCAGCAAAGGTCACGGCCAATTGGTCGTACATCAGGAGGCGCGCATCAACTGGCGCGTTCTGCTGATCTCGTCAATGGTGATCCTGGTGTTTTCCATTACCACGATCCTCATGCCCGATGCAGCACGCTCGGCGATGAAGCGGACAACCGACTGGATTGCGACGAACCTGGGTTGGTACTACGTGCTGACGATGACCCTGGTCGTCGGCTTCGTGCTGTGGGTGGCGTTATCCAGGGAAGGGGACGTGCGCATCGGCCCTGACCACTCGCGGCCGCAGTACAAGCTGGTGACCTGGGTTGCCATGCTGTTCGCCGCAGGGGTCGGCATAGACATGCTGTTCTATTCGGTCACCGGCCCGGTCGTACAGTACTTGTACCCGCCCAGCGGCGAAGGCGGTACTGCCCAGGCCATGCAGGACGCGGTCATCTGGACCATGTTTCACTATGGCATCGCAGGGTGGGCGATGTATGCCCTGCTGGGAATGGCCATGGGTTATTTCGCCTATCGGTGGGACATGCCGCTGTCGATTCGCGCCGCGCTTTACCCGCTGTTTGGCAAACGCGTACGCGGCCCCTTGGGCGATGGCATCAGTATCATTGCGCTGGTCGGCACCGTGTTTGGAGTCGCCACGTCGATGGGTATAGGTGTGGTATTGCTGAGTGTTGGTTTTTCGCTGATATTCGCCCTGGAACAGGGCCTCTCATTACAGATCGCATTGGTGATGGGTGCTGTGGCGCTTACCATTGCGGCCACCACCTCCGGGGTTGACCGAGGCATCCGCTGGATCGCCGAGTTGAACCTTTGGAGCGCCGTGGCGATGATGCTGTACATCCTGATAACAGGGCAGACGGCGTTCTTGTTGAATGCACTGGTGTCGAACATCGGTCAGTTTCTCGTCACCTTTCCTGCGCGTACATTCCAGACGTTTGCCTACGAGCCCGACGGGGCCGGCTGGATGGGGGGGTGGACGTTGTTTTTCTGGGCCTTCTGGCTGGCCTGGGGGCCATTCGTCGGCGTGTTCCTGGCGCGAATCTCGCGGGGCCGCACCTTGCGTGAATTCGTCCTGGCGGCAGTCACAGCGCCGGTACTGTGCGATTTCATCATTGTCTCGCTGTTCGGCAACAGCGCACTTTTTCAGGTGCTCCAGGGCAACACCGAGTTTGCCACGCTGGCGATGGACAGCCCCGAGCGGGGTTGGTATGCACTGCTTCAGATGTTCCCGGGCTCGACGTTCCTGATTGGACTGGCAACGCTGTCAGGCTTGCTGTTCTACCTCACCAGCGCCAACTCCGGGGCGATGGTGATGTCGAACTTTTCTGCAACGATTCCCGACCCTTCCCAGGACGGCCCGAGCTGGTTGCGGATTTTCTGGGCCTTGCTCACGGCCATGCTCACTGTGGCGATGCTGGTCGCAGGTGGGGTCACGACCATGGAGTATGCAACGCTGATCTTTGCGCTACCGGTGACGGTCATTGCTCATCTGGTGATGGCATCCTTCTACAAGGTATTGCGCATGGAACGTGCCGAACGTGAAGGGCGCGTGCTGCGCCGTCCCTCGATGGCGGCGAGCGGGGGGCATGTACCGGAGCGCTCCTGGAAGCAACGGCTCGAGCACCTGCGGGCGTACCCATCGCTGCACCAGGTCACCCAGTTCCTGGACCGGACAGTCGGGCCAGCGCTGGGCGAAGTCGTCGCTGAATTCCGCCATCAGGGCTATCACGTCACCCGGGAAAACCTGGTCAATACCAGCGGTATCGAGGAACCGCTGCTGCAGGTATCGATGGACGAATTCCGTGACTTCCATTACCACGTCGCTATTGTCGAGGCGCCTGTGCCCATGTTCAGTGGCCGCATGACGCGCGAGATCGATGTCTATTACCGTTTGGAGGTGTTCACCCAGACGGGGTCTGGCGGTTATGACTTGATGGGCCTGACCAAACAGCAGGTCATAGATGATGTGCTCAATCGCTATGAGGCCCACTTGGCGTTCCTTGTTTTCTCCAGCGAGAACGCTACCGCCTCTGTGTTGACACCCAGGCAGTCGTAA
- a CDS encoding aspartate-alanine antiporter-like transporter, translating to MRANPEIAVFLAIASGVLLGRIHLGSIHLGSVAGALLLGLLIGQIGIEVHERSSAHWASSRRTLPWAFPIRVSSCVLTSRKLAGRTLRQIKQALVGATRMGCYVAGITRQAWICHCCPTRYCAVAM from the coding sequence TTGCGTGCAAACCCTGAAATCGCTGTATTCCTGGCCATCGCCTCGGGCGTCCTGCTGGGGCGGATACACCTGGGCAGCATTCACCTGGGCTCCGTTGCCGGTGCACTGCTCTTGGGGCTGCTCATTGGGCAAATAGGGATTGAAGTGCACGAGCGTTCGAGCGCTCATTGGGCATCGAGCAGAAGGACGCTGCCTTGGGCATTCCCTATACGCGTATCGTCGTGCGTGCTCACCTCGCGCAAGCTGGCGGGCAGAACCTTGAGACAGATCAAGCAGGCGTTGGTGGGTGCGACGCGCATGGGCTGCTATGTCGCCGGCATTACTCGCCAGGCCTGGATTTGCCACTGTTGCCCGACACGTTATTGCGCCGTGGCGATGTGA
- a CDS encoding spermidine synthase has translation MPAVVNLPRTDNPGAAETQAPLQWLMPAALLFASGGAALIYQVLWVKQLSLVVGVEVYAITAGISAFFAGLALGGLLFGRWADRLSQPLKLYAGLELAVAVLAVAATLGLAQSAALFARLEASVGLLAWLLPFSLVGLPAFLMGGTLPVLVRALTPTEAQTGEAGGRLYAANTAGAICGTLLAAFVLLPLLGVTGAACVAGALNLLAALGAWCGCSRDERPLPTSGDTALPRTPQARLAIALYCLAGGVALGYEVVWTQSIVQFMSTRAFAFSVVLATYLAGLVLGSALYARRADRIRDPWGLFALLIASAGLLALLQIAGLGRWLVALQTLLESQVVHLTGSQLAGMCARFAAAALCVVFVPTTLLGAAFPLALRLAVDSGRVGRDVGAVIALNTLGGIIGVMLTGFVLVPELGLVRTLVGLACVAAAIGAVAAWRGHAVHKGMRAVVLLVGGATLVTGVFTPSDRLAQLLPGARSGELVFYQEGRGGTVAVVSQQRQGQAFNRLYIQGVSNTGDAMPSLRYMRLQALVPLLIHRGEPRSALVIGFGTGITAGAMLRYPGLEHPVVAELLPQVLAAAPLFSGNYGAVNDPRLDIRLRDGRRELLRNEQRYDVITLEPPPPSAAGVVNLYSRDFYQLAASRLHEHGLVAQWLPLPTQNDEDTRALVRSFLDVFPHAALWTTEFHEMLLIGSATPMVLDVSRIRQRFEQPQVSAALAEVGISSVEAMLATRVTDRQGLERYAGDAQPVTDDRPRIEYAPWVRPREITRVLPALLALRVRPPLENANPSVQTAVDEEWALLHRFYEWSLLAYNGDRQAWMREARALAPIAAENPYMRWFTGGKR, from the coding sequence ATGCCAGCAGTTGTGAACCTTCCCCGTACCGACAATCCCGGCGCTGCCGAAACGCAAGCACCGCTGCAATGGCTGATGCCTGCGGCGCTGCTGTTCGCCTCTGGCGGTGCAGCGCTGATCTACCAAGTACTTTGGGTCAAGCAGCTGTCGCTGGTGGTCGGGGTTGAGGTCTACGCCATCACGGCAGGCATCAGTGCGTTTTTTGCGGGGCTGGCACTGGGTGGCCTGCTGTTCGGTCGCTGGGCAGACCGGCTGAGTCAGCCGTTGAAACTGTATGCGGGGCTGGAGTTGGCGGTTGCGGTACTGGCCGTGGCGGCGACCCTGGGCCTGGCGCAGAGTGCGGCACTGTTTGCTCGCCTGGAGGCGAGTGTCGGCTTGCTGGCCTGGCTGCTGCCATTCAGCCTGGTCGGGCTACCGGCATTTTTGATGGGCGGAACCTTGCCTGTGCTGGTTCGCGCGCTGACCCCCACTGAGGCGCAGACGGGCGAGGCAGGTGGTCGATTGTACGCCGCCAATACCGCCGGCGCGATCTGCGGCACCTTGCTGGCGGCATTCGTCTTGCTGCCTCTGCTCGGGGTCACCGGTGCCGCCTGCGTGGCGGGGGCATTGAACCTGCTGGCCGCGTTGGGCGCCTGGTGCGGTTGCAGCAGGGACGAGCGGCCCCTGCCGACCTCGGGCGACACTGCGCTGCCGCGCACGCCGCAGGCTCGCCTGGCGATCGCCCTGTATTGCCTGGCGGGCGGCGTGGCGCTCGGATACGAAGTGGTGTGGACGCAATCGATCGTGCAATTCATGAGCACGCGCGCGTTTGCGTTCTCGGTGGTGCTGGCCACTTACCTGGCGGGGCTGGTTCTGGGCAGTGCATTGTACGCCCGGCGCGCCGACCGCATCCGTGACCCTTGGGGCCTGTTCGCCTTGCTGATCGCGTCCGCCGGGCTGCTGGCGTTGTTGCAGATTGCCGGGCTCGGGCGTTGGCTGGTGGCCTTGCAGACGCTGCTGGAAAGCCAAGTGGTGCACCTGACCGGCAGCCAATTGGCAGGGATGTGCGCACGCTTTGCGGCTGCCGCATTGTGCGTGGTGTTTGTACCGACCACTTTACTCGGTGCGGCATTCCCCCTGGCACTGCGACTGGCCGTGGACAGCGGCCGGGTGGGGCGTGACGTTGGGGCGGTGATTGCCCTCAATACCCTGGGCGGGATCATTGGTGTCATGCTCACAGGGTTTGTCCTGGTCCCTGAACTTGGGCTGGTGCGTACCCTGGTTGGACTCGCATGCGTGGCGGCGGCGATCGGGGCCGTCGCGGCCTGGCGCGGCCACGCTGTGCACAAGGGCATGCGGGCCGTGGTGTTGCTGGTTGGCGGTGCAACCCTTGTTACCGGCGTCTTCACCCCATCAGACCGGCTGGCGCAGTTGTTGCCAGGCGCTCGGAGCGGCGAACTGGTGTTCTACCAGGAAGGCCGCGGTGGCACGGTGGCAGTGGTCAGCCAGCAGCGCCAAGGGCAAGCGTTCAACCGGCTGTACATCCAGGGTGTGTCCAACACCGGTGATGCCATGCCGTCCCTGCGCTACATGCGGTTGCAGGCATTAGTGCCTTTGCTGATCCATCGCGGCGAGCCGCGCTCGGCACTGGTGATCGGCTTCGGCACCGGCATCACCGCCGGGGCGATGCTGCGCTATCCAGGCCTTGAGCACCCGGTGGTGGCCGAATTGCTGCCGCAGGTGCTGGCTGCAGCGCCACTGTTCTCGGGCAACTATGGTGCTGTTAACGATCCACGCCTTGACATCCGTCTGCGTGATGGGCGCCGCGAGCTTTTGCGCAACGAGCAACGATACGACGTGATCACCCTTGAGCCACCACCTCCCTCAGCGGCAGGTGTGGTCAACCTGTATTCGCGCGATTTTTACCAGTTGGCAGCGTCTCGATTGCACGAGCATGGCCTGGTCGCGCAATGGCTACCGCTTCCTACACAGAATGACGAGGACACGCGCGCGCTGGTACGCAGTTTTCTGGACGTGTTCCCGCATGCCGCGTTATGGACCACCGAGTTCCACGAGATGCTGTTGATCGGTTCGGCAACGCCGATGGTGCTGGATGTTTCGCGCATTCGCCAACGCTTCGAGCAACCCCAGGTTTCGGCGGCTTTGGCCGAGGTCGGGATAAGTTCGGTCGAAGCGATGCTGGCCACCCGGGTGACTGACAGGCAAGGGCTTGAGCGTTATGCCGGCGACGCCCAGCCGGTGACCGATGATCGGCCCCGTATCGAGTACGCGCCGTGGGTCCGGCCCCGCGAAATCACCCGTGTCCTGCCAGCATTGCTGGCGCTGCGGGTAAGGCCGCCATTGGAAAATGCCAACCCTTCGGTGCAAACCGCGGTGGATGAGGAGTGGGCGTTGCTGCATCGTTTTTATGAGTGGTCGCTGCTGGCGTACAACGGCGATCGTCAGGCCTGGATGCGTGAGGCGCGGGCCTTGGCGCCAATCGCCGCAGAGAACCCTTACATGCGCTGGTTCACCGGCGGCAAGCGCTGA
- a CDS encoding arylsulfatase produces MKSSRRWLTTFALAATAAVSVCAANAAEKPNILVIFGDDIGQTNISAYGKGVVGYQTPNIDRIGQEGMMFTDYYAENSCTAGRSSFITGQTPLRTGLSKVGMPGVPVGLQARDVTIAQALKAQGYATGQFGKNHLGDRDEYLPTNHGFDEFFGNLYHLNAEEEPERPFWPKDDPDFIKAASPRGVIKSSADGKIEDTGALTRKRMETIDDETTQAAINFIDKQVKADKPFFVWMNTTRMHAFTHVRESMKGQSGMVGNDYADGMLEHDGDVGKLLKTLDDLKITDNTIVVYTTDNGPNQWSWPDAATTPFRNEKNSNWEGAYRVPAMIRWPGKVKPGTVSTQMFSGLDWFPTLLAAAGDTGIKDRLLKGADVGGKNFKVHLDGYNQLDYLTGKTDKSARDEFYYFNDDGVLVSMRFADWKLVFCEQRAPGGLQVWSEPFTCLRVPKMFNLRMDPYERADIVSDQYYDWMTKNDYLIFQGTRKAAAFLQTFVEYPPSQRPASFSIDQIRADVDKKIEEKMKQ; encoded by the coding sequence ATGAAGTCCAGTAGAAGATGGTTAACCACATTCGCCCTGGCCGCTACGGCGGCGGTGAGCGTATGTGCGGCAAATGCCGCAGAAAAACCGAATATCCTGGTGATTTTCGGTGATGACATCGGGCAGACCAATATCAGCGCCTATGGCAAGGGCGTGGTCGGCTACCAGACCCCGAACATCGACCGCATCGGCCAGGAAGGGATGATGTTCACCGACTATTACGCCGAGAACAGTTGCACCGCCGGTCGCTCCTCTTTCATTACAGGGCAGACGCCGCTGCGCACCGGCTTGTCCAAGGTCGGCATGCCAGGTGTGCCGGTCGGCCTGCAAGCCCGTGACGTAACCATCGCCCAGGCACTGAAGGCGCAGGGTTATGCCACCGGCCAGTTCGGCAAGAACCACCTCGGCGACCGCGACGAGTACCTGCCCACCAACCACGGTTTCGATGAGTTCTTTGGCAACCTTTACCACCTCAATGCCGAGGAGGAGCCCGAGCGCCCATTCTGGCCCAAGGATGACCCGGACTTCATCAAGGCCGCTTCACCGCGTGGCGTGATCAAGTCCAGTGCGGACGGCAAGATCGAGGACACCGGCGCCTTGACTCGCAAACGCATGGAAACCATCGACGATGAAACCACCCAGGCAGCGATCAATTTCATCGACAAACAGGTCAAGGCCGACAAGCCGTTCTTTGTCTGGATGAACACAACACGCATGCACGCCTTCACCCATGTGCGTGAGTCGATGAAAGGCCAGAGCGGCATGGTCGGCAACGATTACGCCGATGGCATGCTCGAGCATGACGGCGACGTAGGCAAACTGCTCAAGACCCTGGATGATTTGAAGATCACCGATAACACCATTGTGGTCTACACCACGGACAACGGACCGAACCAATGGTCGTGGCCGGACGCAGCTACCACGCCGTTCCGCAACGAAAAGAACTCCAACTGGGAAGGCGCCTATCGCGTACCTGCGATGATCCGTTGGCCAGGCAAGGTCAAGCCGGGCACGGTGTCCACCCAAATGTTCTCGGGGCTGGACTGGTTCCCGACACTATTGGCAGCAGCAGGCGATACAGGCATCAAGGACCGACTGCTCAAGGGCGCCGATGTAGGAGGCAAGAACTTCAAGGTTCACCTCGATGGCTATAACCAGCTCGATTACCTGACGGGTAAAACCGACAAGAGCGCGCGTGACGAGTTCTATTACTTCAACGATGACGGTGTACTGGTTTCCATGCGCTTCGCAGACTGGAAACTGGTGTTCTGCGAGCAGCGGGCACCCGGCGGGCTGCAAGTCTGGAGCGAACCGTTCACCTGTCTGCGTGTGCCCAAGATGTTCAACCTGCGTATGGACCCTTACGAGCGTGCTGATATCGTCTCGGACCAATACTACGATTGGATGACCAAGAACGATTACTTGATCTTCCAGGGTACCCGCAAGGCAGCCGCATTCCTGCAAACCTTCGTCGAGTATCCACCGAGCCAGCGTCCGGCAAGTTTCAGCATCGATCAGATCCGGGCTGACGTGGACAAGAAGATCGAAGAGAAGATGAAGCAATAA
- a CDS encoding HAD family hydrolase codes for MLDLYRTRWWLTLLLVLPLAVQAANPLPSWRDGPSRQAIEAFVGAVTTEGSKDYVPVAERIAVFDNDGTLWSEQPLYFEVLFALDEVKRLAPQHPEWASQQPFKAVLEGDQKALSDSGMDGMLKIVAATHAGVSTEAFIANTQRWLATAVHPRTHRPYTEMVFQPMLELLQYLRAHGFRTYIVSGGEVAFMRAFAEEVYGVPPEQVIGTMLEARFIDDNGKLSIERLPKLLHNDDGPGKPVSIDAHIGRRPILAFGNSDGDLQMLQWTMAGDGKRFAGLVHHTDAAREWAYDRDSKVGRLDKALDAATGANWTVVDMAREWQRIYPFESNQAR; via the coding sequence ATGCTCGACCTTTACCGCACGCGCTGGTGGTTGACCTTGTTGCTGGTGTTGCCTTTGGCGGTGCAGGCCGCGAACCCGCTGCCGTCCTGGCGCGATGGCCCCTCACGGCAAGCCATCGAAGCCTTCGTCGGCGCCGTGACCACCGAGGGCAGCAAAGATTATGTGCCTGTGGCCGAGCGTATTGCCGTCTTCGACAATGACGGCACGCTATGGAGCGAGCAGCCCCTGTATTTCGAAGTGCTTTTCGCCCTCGATGAGGTCAAAAGGCTCGCACCGCAACACCCGGAATGGGCCAGCCAGCAGCCGTTCAAGGCAGTCCTGGAAGGTGACCAGAAGGCACTGAGTGACAGCGGCATGGACGGCATGTTGAAAATTGTGGCCGCCACCCATGCTGGCGTCAGCACCGAGGCATTCATTGCCAACACCCAACGCTGGCTGGCGACGGCTGTGCACCCCCGCACGCACAGGCCGTACACCGAGATGGTCTTCCAGCCGATGCTCGAACTTCTGCAGTACTTGCGGGCCCACGGCTTCAGGACCTACATCGTTTCGGGCGGCGAGGTGGCCTTCATGCGTGCCTTCGCCGAGGAAGTGTATGGGGTGCCGCCCGAGCAAGTGATCGGCACCATGCTGGAAGCGCGCTTCATTGATGACAACGGCAAATTGTCGATCGAGCGGCTGCCCAAGTTGCTGCACAACGATGATGGCCCAGGCAAGCCGGTGAGCATCGATGCGCATATTGGCCGCCGGCCGATCCTGGCCTTTGGCAACTCCGATGGCGACCTGCAAATGCTGCAGTGGACCATGGCCGGCGACGGCAAGCGCTTTGCCGGGCTGGTGCACCATACAGACGCAGCGCGTGAATGGGCCTACGACCGCGACAGCAAGGTCGGGCGCCTGGACAAGGCGCTGGATGCCGCCACGGGTGCGAACTGGACCGTGGTTGACATGGCCCGCGAGTGGCAGCGCATCTACCCATTTGAAAGCAACCAGGCTCGATGA
- a CDS encoding BatD family protein → MNRLLLLLALYLPLLAVAAPEARVQARLLPAGDTVAGATLELQVDLLVDTWFTQPAVLPVIELPGATVSAPSGEAQHLNERLDGKTFFGLRYTYQITPQTAQTFTLPAQTFQVFPGQADAPVTLASEPLSFVAKPLAGDASAHRLVAREVSLEQRTALSHSPLRAGDSVTRHVLTRAEGAQAMLIPPPPLVEIEGLKRYVQTPRVAPLSDGRGGSIGGQREDSVSYVVSAAGRYQLPSIELQWWDAATGEARQATLPSIDVDVIDGGYKAPFSIDQDLRALGRQAQLRLPDNGLWAAGLLMLGAGLIYLARPWMQALWRYLKGWRAARRASRLQSADHAWRQARAQLAQDPPQLDGLYLWIRRVTGHRTVSEFSCALPPSLRIRLLDWLQNRYANSDDVRLAPPSLKPVLPALRRAAVSTRQVSHPQGLKPLNP, encoded by the coding sequence ATGAATCGCCTGCTGTTGCTGCTAGCGCTTTACCTTCCCCTGCTCGCGGTGGCAGCACCCGAGGCACGTGTGCAGGCGCGTTTGCTGCCGGCTGGTGACACGGTGGCGGGCGCAACGCTGGAGTTGCAGGTCGACCTGTTGGTCGATACCTGGTTCACTCAGCCGGCCGTGTTGCCGGTCATCGAATTGCCGGGTGCTACGGTGAGTGCACCGAGCGGTGAAGCGCAGCACCTGAATGAACGACTCGACGGCAAGACCTTCTTCGGGCTGCGCTACACCTACCAGATCACCCCGCAAACCGCCCAGACCTTTACACTCCCTGCGCAAACTTTTCAGGTGTTCCCCGGCCAGGCAGATGCCCCGGTCACGCTCGCCAGCGAGCCGCTGTCATTTGTTGCCAAGCCCTTGGCCGGCGATGCGTCCGCGCACCGCCTGGTGGCGCGAGAGGTCAGCCTTGAGCAACGAACAGCGCTGTCGCATTCGCCGCTGCGGGCAGGGGATAGCGTAACCCGCCACGTGCTCACCCGCGCCGAAGGTGCGCAGGCGATGCTGATACCGCCGCCCCCGCTGGTTGAAATCGAAGGCCTTAAACGCTACGTGCAGACACCCCGTGTCGCGCCCCTCAGTGATGGCCGTGGGGGCTCTATCGGTGGCCAGCGCGAGGACAGTGTCAGCTATGTGGTATCGGCCGCCGGACGTTACCAGCTGCCCTCGATCGAACTGCAGTGGTGGGACGCGGCGACCGGGGAGGCCAGGCAAGCAACGTTGCCCTCGATAGACGTCGATGTCATCGACGGGGGCTACAAGGCACCGTTTTCCATCGACCAGGACCTGCGCGCGCTCGGCCGTCAGGCGCAGTTGCGCCTACCCGATAACGGGTTGTGGGCGGCCGGCTTGCTAATGCTGGGCGCAGGGCTGATTTACCTTGCGCGGCCGTGGATGCAGGCGCTGTGGCGGTACTTGAAAGGCTGGCGAGCCGCACGACGTGCGTCGCGCTTGCAGTCTGCCGACCATGCCTGGCGGCAGGCGCGGGCACAACTTGCGCAAGACCCACCCCAGCTCGACGGGCTATACCTGTGGATCCGGCGGGTTACCGGGCATCGCACGGTGTCGGAATTTTCCTGCGCTTTACCGCCCTCATTGCGAATACGTCTACTAGACTGGCTCCAGAACCGTTACGCCAACAGCGATGACGTGCGCCTGGCCCCGCCGTCATTGAAGCCGGTGCTGCCCGCGCTGCGGCGAGCGGCAGTGAGCACACGGCAGGTCAGTCACCCTCAAGGCTTGAAACCACTCAACCCCTGA
- a CDS encoding VWA domain-containing protein: protein MDIDLSALHLLRPYWLLLWLPAVLLPWAWQRRHDLKRQLHGVIAPHLVEHLLVTPEAQQRLRPAHLLAALLGLGALAAAGPTWQRDIPAFVDNRAPLILALDLSPSMDADDVPPSRLQAAKHTLHDLVMRRAGARTALIVYAGSAHLVLPATQDPQLLDTFLQALTTDLIAKPGKDVVGVIEVAKRLLAAEQVPGTLVLLTDGADAGQLPALASRLKGSDLQVMVLAVGSHDSGVVHDAKGRPRVDAEGRPLQADFDQQGLRQLAKAVNGPLGSLTLNDDDLDWIELHAQQHFQAAQGDPQQVHWKDAGYWLCWPLALIALLCLRRGWKVHWMATILVTVLLGAQPQMARAGPVADAFFTPDQQGRWAFEHGHYPQAAANFNDPYWKGLAAYVAADYDVALVSLGKLDTAQAFFYRGNIYVRQFKFPQAVQAYQQALKRQPAFPEASANLALAQALLKDYEDQQKAGTPDEKADKVVEDQTPSKGATQKQQQTPQAASDQLWLDNLTTSPAQFLRRKFLLQDASRQTGEGS from the coding sequence ATGGATATCGACCTCAGCGCCTTGCATCTGTTGCGCCCTTACTGGTTGTTGCTGTGGCTCCCGGCCGTGCTGCTGCCTTGGGCCTGGCAGCGGCGGCATGACCTGAAGCGGCAATTGCACGGCGTGATCGCTCCGCATCTGGTCGAGCACCTGCTCGTTACCCCCGAGGCGCAACAGCGTCTGCGGCCCGCTCACCTTCTGGCGGCACTGCTCGGCCTGGGGGCCCTGGCCGCTGCCGGGCCGACTTGGCAGCGCGACATCCCGGCGTTCGTTGACAACCGGGCGCCATTGATCCTGGCGCTGGACCTGTCGCCGTCGATGGATGCCGACGACGTGCCCCCGTCTCGCCTGCAGGCCGCGAAGCATACGTTGCACGACCTGGTGATGCGCCGCGCAGGGGCACGTACGGCGCTGATCGTGTATGCCGGCAGTGCACACCTGGTGCTGCCCGCCACGCAGGACCCGCAACTGCTCGACACGTTTTTGCAAGCGCTGACCACCGATCTGATCGCCAAACCCGGCAAGGACGTGGTGGGCGTGATCGAAGTCGCTAAACGCTTGCTCGCTGCCGAGCAGGTGCCCGGCACGCTTGTACTGCTGACCGATGGCGCCGATGCCGGGCAGCTGCCGGCACTGGCGAGTCGGCTCAAAGGCAGCGACCTGCAGGTGATGGTGCTGGCAGTCGGCAGCCACGACAGCGGAGTCGTGCACGATGCCAAGGGCCGTCCCCGCGTCGATGCCGAGGGGCGCCCACTACAGGCGGACTTCGATCAGCAGGGCTTGAGGCAATTGGCCAAAGCCGTCAATGGCCCGCTGGGCAGCTTGACCCTGAACGACGACGACCTGGACTGGATCGAATTGCATGCACAACAGCATTTTCAGGCAGCCCAGGGCGACCCCCAGCAGGTGCACTGGAAGGACGCCGGTTACTGGCTGTGCTGGCCGCTGGCGCTGATCGCGCTGTTATGCCTGCGCCGAGGCTGGAAGGTGCACTGGATGGCCACCATACTGGTGACGGTGCTGCTGGGCGCGCAGCCGCAGATGGCGCGTGCGGGGCCTGTTGCCGACGCGTTCTTCACGCCTGACCAACAGGGCCGTTGGGCCTTTGAGCACGGCCACTACCCACAGGCCGCGGCGAATTTCAACGACCCGTACTGGAAAGGCCTGGCAGCCTATGTCGCCGCCGACTACGACGTTGCCCTGGTCAGCCTGGGCAAGCTCGATACCGCCCAGGCCTTTTTCTACCGGGGGAATATCTATGTGCGCCAGTTCAAGTTTCCCCAGGCGGTCCAAGCCTATCAACAGGCCTTGAAACGGCAGCCGGCATTTCCCGAGGCCAGTGCCAACCTGGCGTTGGCACAGGCACTGCTCAAAGACTACGAAGACCAGCAGAAGGCAGGCACACCGGACGAGAAGGCCGACAAGGTGGTAGAGGACCAGACGCCCTCCAAAGGCGCCACGCAGAAGCAGCAGCAAACGCCCCAAGCCGCTTCGGACCAGCTCTGGCTGGATAACCTGACAACGTCGCCGGCGCAGTTCCTCAGGCGCAAGTTCCTGCTTCAGGATGCCTCACGGCAAACAGGGGAGGGCAGCTGA